One window of Populus nigra chromosome 5, ddPopNigr1.1, whole genome shotgun sequence genomic DNA carries:
- the LOC133694199 gene encoding serine/threonine/tyrosine-protein kinase HT1-like, whose product MGEEANSWIRRTKFSHTIYYRLDPSRLASFPISIQAERISGLKSRPGTETASPKQNSQQSLSNQNFQRSFPNQKSLSFPSQKSLVSDNSQMRRNLLTNKQRSLSPLPETNLSDTFKEARSDKKRFSTPHPRRKNQDMGIIGKLLHRESQESKEKSNRSPLRHLASMKVGHEKSRIKESAWAKYFDHGGGKVNAVEAADECIVDMSKLFLGLRFAHGAHSRLYHGLYKDKPVAVKIIRVPDDDENGNLATRLENQFNREVMLLSQLHHPNVIKFVAACRKPPVYCVITEYLSEGSLRAYLHKLEHKALSLEKLMTIALDIARGMEYIHSQGVIHRDLKPENVLIDQEFHLKIADFGIACGEAYCDSLADDPGTYRWMAPEMIKKKSYGRKADVYSFGLILWEMVAGTIPYEDMTPIQAAFAVVNKNSRPVIPRDCPPAMGALINQCWSLQPEKRPEFRQILKVLEQFESSLAHDGTLNLVQNLTCQDHKKGMPHWIQKLGTVNPSSTHVPKPKFT is encoded by the exons aTGGGGGAGGAGGCTAACTCTTGGATAAGGAGGACTAAGTTCTCTCACACAATTTATTACCGTTTGGATCCTTCAAGATTGGCCTCTTTTCCTATCAGTATCCAGGCAGAAAGAATTTCGGGCTTGAAATCCAGGCCTGGAACTGAAACTGCTTCTCCCAAGCAGAATTCACAGCAATCCTTGTCCAATCAAAACTTCCAACGGTCCTTTCCCAATCAGAAATCACTTTCCTTTCCCAGTCAGAAATCATTAGTGTCTGATAATTCTCAGATGAGGAGAAATCTGCTCACAAATAAGCAAAGATCTTTATCTCCTCTACCTGAAACAAACCTTTCCGATACTTTTAAAGAAGCAAGGTCTGATAAAAAGAGATTCTCGACACCACATCCccgaagaaaaaatcaagacatGGGAATTATAGGAAAGCTTTTGCATAGAGAGTCGCAAGAATCCAAGGAGAAGTCCAATAGAAGCCCACTTAGGCACTTGGCCTCGATGAAGGTTGGTCATGAAAAGTCCAGGATTAAGGAGTCTGCTTGggcaaaatattttgatcatggTGGAGGAAAGGTTAATGCAGTGGAAGCAGCTGATGAATGCATTGTTGATATGTCTAAACTGTTTCTTGGGCTTAGATTTGCTCATGGGGCACACAGTAGGCTTTACCATGGTTTGTACAAGGATAAGCCTGTTGCAGTAAAAATTATCAGGGTACcagatgatgatgaaaatggaAACTTAGCAACTCGATTGGAGAATCAATTCAACAGAGAAGTCATGCTTCTATCTCAGCTTCACCATCCGAATGTCATTAAG TTTGTAGCAGCATGCAGAAAGCCTCCAGTTTATTGTGTCATAACAGAATATTTATCCGAGGGTTCCTTGAGGGCATACCTGCACAAGCTTGAGCACAAAGCCCTCTCCTTAGAGAAATTAATGACAATTGCTCTAGACATTGCTCGTGGAATGGAATACATTCACTCTCAAGGTGTCATTCATCGAGACCTTAAACCAGAGAATGTCCTTATTGATCAAGAGTTCCACTTAAAGATTGCTGATTTTGGTATAGCTTGCGGAGAGGCATATTGTGATTCACTGGCTGATGACCCAGGCACTTATAGATGGATGGCACCTgagatgataaaaaagaaatcctatgGGCGAAAAGCGGATGTTTACAGCTTTGGACTCATCTTGTGGGAAATGGTGGCAGGAACAATTCCCTATGAGGACATGACTCCTATTCAAGCTGCTTTTGCAGTAGTGAATAAG AATTCAAGACCTGTTATCCCGAGGGACTGTCCTCCTGCCATGGGAGCTCTTATTAACCAATGTTGGTCACTGCAACCAGAAAAGAGGCCGGAGTTTAGGCAGATTCTGAAAGTATTAGAGCAATTTGAATCTTCCCTTGCTCATGATGGAACCTTGAATCTAGTACAGAATTTAACTTGCCAAGATCATAAGAAAGGAATGCCCCATTGGATTCAAAAGCTTGGTACCGTGAATCCCAGTAGCACACATGTGCCCAAACCTAAATTCACATGA
- the LOC133693232 gene encoding pentatricopeptide repeat-containing protein At4g39620, chloroplastic, protein MLSPHSLQLSMLHSSSFTHNVSLIYNPTPSLPWHPMKYSPTQVSCVSTRPKKRPVPTDEKSEAQELVRVLVRSFSDKQPLVKTLNKYVKVMRTEHCFMLFEELGKTDKWLQCLEVFRWMQKQRWYVADNGCYSKLISVMGKKGQTRMAMWLFSEMRNSGCRPDTSVYNALITAHLHSKDKAKALTKALAYFEKMKGIERCQPNVVTYNIILRAFAQARNVNQVNALFKDLEESIVSPDIYTYNGVLDAYGKNGMIREMESVLSRMKIDQCKPDIITFNLLIDSYGKKQDFEKMEQVFKSLLRSKEKPTLPTFNSMIVNYGKARLKDKAESVFKKMADMRYTPSFITFESLIMMYGICDCVSKARDIFDDMVESRKEVKVSTLNAVLNVYCMNGLHMEAHVLLENARSIGVPPNSSTYKLLYRAYTKAKMKELVQKLLKHMDKDGIIPNKRFFVDALGASKSSGASLDSTIPLKVSNSPQNVAKTLEE, encoded by the exons ATGCTATCACCACACTCTCTGCAACTCTCGATGctccattcttcttcttttacccATAACGTTTCTCTAATTTACAATCCCACCCCTTCTCTTCCATGGCATCCAATGAAATATTCTCCAACACAGGTATCCTGTGTTTCCACCCGACCCAAAAAGAGACCGGTTCCAACCGACGAGAAATCGGAGGCACAAGAGCTAGTTCGGGTCCTTGTGAGGAGTTTCAGTGACAAACAACCTTTGGTCAAGACACTTAATAAGTATGTTAAAGTCATGAGGACTGAGCACTGCTTTATGCTGTTTGAAGAGCTTGGCAAGACTGACAAGTGGCTTCAATGCCTCGAG GTGTTCAGATGGATGCAAAAACAACGGTGGTATGTGGCGGATAATGGTTGTTATTCGAAGTTGATATCAGTTATGGGAAAGAAAGGTCAAACCCGGATGGCAATGTGGCTCTTTTCTGAGATGCGTAACAGTGGATGCAGGCCAGATACTTCAGTCTACAATGCACTCATCACAGCCCACCTTCACTCCAAAGATAAAGCTAAGGCTTTGACTAAAGCTCTTGCATACTTTGAGAAGATGAAAGGTATTGAACGGTGCCAACCCAATGTTGTgacatataatattattttgagagCGTTTGCCCAAGCTCGAAATGTAAATCAAGTCAATGCTTTATTTAAAGATCTTGAGGAGAGCATTGTTTCACCtgatatctatacatataatgGTGTGTTGGATGCATACGGGAAGAATGGGATGATCAGAGAAATGGAATCTGTACTTTCTCGCATGAAAATTGATCAATGTAAGCCTgatattattacttttaatttgCTGATTGATTCATATGGGAAGAAGCAAGATTTTGAGAAGATGGAACAAGTTTTTAAGAGTTTACTAAGGTCCAAGGAGAAACCAACTTTGCCTACATTCAATTCTATGATAGTAAATTATGGGAAGGCGCGGCTGAAAGATAAAGCAGAGAGTGTTTTCAAGAAGATGGCTGATATGAGATACACACCAAGCTTCATCACATTCGAAAGTCTCATCATGATGTATGGAATTTGTGACTGTGTTTCTAAGGCCAGAGATATATTTGATGATATGGTTGAATCAAGAAAGGAGGTCAAAGTTTCAACTTTAAATGCCGTGCTTAATGTTTATTGTATGAATGGTTTGCATATGGAAGCGCATGTACTCCTTGAAAATGCACGTAGTATTGGGGTGCCTCCAAATTCATCCACATATAAACTTCTTTACAGGGCCTACACCAAAGCTAAAATGAAGGAGCTTGTGCAGAAGTTGCTAAAGCATATGGACAAAGATGGTATCATCCCTAATAAGAGGTTCTTTGTGGATGCTTTGGGAGCTTCCAAATCTTCAGGGGCAAGTTTGGATTCTACCATTCCTCTCAAAGTTTCAAACAGTCCACAGAACGTTGCCAAGACTTTGGAAGAATGA
- the LOC133695378 gene encoding transcription factor TGA1-like, giving the protein MNSTSTQFVTSGRMGIYDPMHQIGMWGENFKSNRNTSTSTMFIAGNPNPSASIIIAPDTKLDNQSEDTSQGTLGPSTKYDQEASKPSDKVQRRLAQNREAARKSRLRKKAYVQQLESSRTKLLQLEQELDRARKQGLYIGGGVDTSQLGFGGATNSEIPTFEMEYRRWLEEQNRHICDMKIALNAHISDAELHIRVESVMSHYSELFRMKATAAKADVFYVMSGLWKSSAERFLLWIGGFRPSELLKILLPHIEPLSEQQVVNALNLRQSCQQAEDALSQGMEKLQQTLAETVAAGQLGEASYSPHKETAMKKLEDLVRFVQQADHLRQETLQQMSRILTTRQAARGLLALGEYFQRLRVLSSLWAPRPCEPA; this is encoded by the exons ATGAATTCTACATCCACTCAGTTCGTAACCTCCGGAAGGATGGGCATTTATGACCCTATGCACCAGATTGGTATGTGGGGAGAAAACTTCAAGAGTAATAGAAATACAAGTACTTCAACTATGTTTATAGCAGGTAATCCAAATCCATCTGCATCGATAATTATAGCACCAGACACAAAGCTAGACAATCAG TCAGAGGATACTTCACAAGGTACGCTTGGACCTTCTACCAAGTATGATCAAGAAGCATCTAAGCCTTCTGATAAG GTACAAAGACGTCTTGCACAAAATCGCGAGGCTGCTCGTAAAAGCCGTTTACGGAAGAAG gcttaTGTTCAGCAGTTAGAATCAAGTCGTACGAAGCTCCTTCAGTTGGAGCAGGAGCTTGACAGAGCTAGAAAACAGGGCCTGTATATAGGTGGTGGAGTAGATACCAGTCAGCTAGGCTTTGGTGGAGCTACAAACTCAG agatcccaacttttgagaTGGAGTATCGGCGCTGGTTGGAGGAGCAAAATAGACATATTTGTGACATGAAAATAGCTTTAAATGCTCATATCAGTGACGCAGAGCTCCACATACGTGTAGAAAGCGTCATGAGCCACTATTCTGAACTTTTTCGCATGAAAGCAACTGCAGCTAAAGCTGATGTTTTTTATGTGATGTCTGGCTTGTGGAAATCATCGGCAGAAAGGTTTTTATTGTGGATTGGAGGGTTTCGCCCTTCAGAACTTCTTAAG ATTCTCTTGCCTCACATTGAGCCCTTGTCAGAACAGCAAGTTGTGAATGCTCTTAATCTTAGACAATCATGCCAGCAAGCTGAAGATGCTCTTTCACAAGGAATGGAGAAACTCCAGCAAACTCTAGCAGAGACTGTGGCAGCTGGTCAATTGGGTGAAGCCAGTTACTCGCCTCACAAGGAAACTGCAATGAAGAAGCTAGAAGATCTGGTCCGCTTTGTGCAGCAG GCGGACCATCTACGCCAGGAGACTTTGCAGCAGATGTCTCGGATCTTAACAACACGCCAGGCAGCTCGAGGCCTTCTTGCTTTAGGAGAATACTTCCAACGGCTTAGGGTTCTGAGTTCACTTTGGGCACCTCGCCCTTGCGAGCCTGCCTAG